A stretch of the Hippoglossus hippoglossus isolate fHipHip1 chromosome 1, fHipHip1.pri, whole genome shotgun sequence genome encodes the following:
- the LOC117765187 gene encoding ADP-ribosylation factor-binding protein GGA3-like — MATGAGSETLDSWLNQATDPENQGDRWDCIQGFYQLVNQEADGPQVALSLLAHKIQSPQERESLQALTVLEACMNNCGKGFHSEAAKFRFLNELIKLLTPKYFGAWTPQKVKDRVTEVLYGWTLWLKEEPKIQEAYNMLKTQGFVKEDPKLPDTLITAPPPQRSTESVFDQEDKAKLLARLLKSARPEDLETANRLIKSTIKEEQEKAEKALKRESTLKEVESSTRRLRELLKQNVTGTSLPPSDDIKALYERCDRLRPGLFRLASDTTDDDAALAQVLAANDDLTLAVTAYKDQVGRRECNGARERRGEEEVRSENSAPTSPREIKSYHLIDLSALDSPQTHREADSPPFFDSSPPLVSSHLDNAFHPVPPPFSESEFDKKETSKSYYEELMQLDDNVQKRSSEPNGGRGLLLRARGCGGGSIGSNGTSTWSFPQNHQFSGSGPNYTTPAEVSAETVCPPLLLKHVFVPMDTIKSSQLEPITLFDQGGVHVSLHFARNSPVGHPGVAVVVISTVNTSALDVRDFLFQAAVPKSMLVKLQPASGTHLAPYNPLLPPPAISQVVLLANPQKRQVRLRYKLSLTHGDQQLMETGDIHSFPDWNSLIGH; from the exons ATGGCGACCGGAGCCGGTTCGGAGACTTTGGATTCGTGGCTCA ACCAGGCCACAGACCCAGAGAACCAGGGGGACAGGTGGGACTGTATCCAGGGCTTCTACCAGCTCGTCAACCAGGAGGCCGATGG GCCTCAGGTTGCCCTTAGTCTTCTGGCTCATAAGATCCAGTCCCCACAGGAGAGAGAGTCTCTGCAGGCGCTCACT GTCCTTGAGGCGTGCATGAACAACTGCGGGAAGGGGTTCCACAGCGAGGCGGCGAAGTTTCGGTTTCTCAATGAGCTCATCAAACTCCTAACACCGAAG TACTTCGGAGCGTGGACTCCTCAGAAGGTGAAGGACCGCGTGACGGAGGTTCTGTACGGCTGGACGCTGTGGCTCAAAGAAGAGCCCAAGATCCAGGAAGCGTACAACATGCTGAAGACACAag GCTTCGTGAAGGAAGACCCCAAACTACCAGACACACTCATCACGGCTCCTCCACCACAAAGATCCACAGAGTCTGTTTTCGACCAGGAGGACAAggccaag CTTTTAGCCAGATTATTGAAAAGTGCTCGTCCTGAAGACCTGGAAACTGCAAACCGACTCATTAAAAGCACCATCAAGGAG gagCAGGAGAAGGCCGAGAAAGCTCTGAAGCGTGAATCTACtctgaaggaggtggagagcaGCACCAGGCGGCTCCGAGAGCTCCTGAAGCAGAACGTCACAGGAACCTCGTTACCGCCCAGTGACGACATCAAG GCCTTGTACGAGCGCTGTGACCGGCTGAGGCCCGGCCTGTTCCGTCTGGCCAGCGACACGACGGACGACGACGCCGCTCTGGCGCAGGTCCTGGCGGCCAACGACGATCTCACACTCGCGGTTACCGCCTACAAAGACCAGGTGGGGAGAAGAGAGTGCAACGGTgcaagagagagaagaggtgaagaagaagtgaggaGTGAAAACAGCG ctcctacGAGTCCCAGAGAGATTAAAAGTTACCACCTCATCGACCTGTCGGCTCTGGATTCTCCTCAGACTCACAGAGAAGCTGATTCACCTCCGTTCTTTGACTCCTCTCCTCCGCTTGTCTCCTCTCACCTGGACAACGCCTTCCACCCTGTGCCTCCTCCCTTCTCTGAATCAG AGTTTGATAAAAAGGAGACTTCGAAGTCGTATTATGAGGAACTGATGCAG CTTGATGACAACGTTCAGAAGAGGAGCAGCGAGCCGAACGGAGGGAGAGGTCTTCTGCTGAGAGCTCGGGGATGTGGAGGCGGCAGCATCGGATCAAATGGGACCAGCACTTG GTCTTTCCCTCAGAATCATCAGTTCAGTGGCTCAGGACCAAATTACACGACGCCAGCTGAAGTGTCTGCAGAGACAGTTTGTCCTCCACTGTTGCTGAAGCACGTCTTTGTGCCAATGGACACCATCAAATCCA GTCAGCTGGAGCCGATCACTTTATTCGATCAGGGCGGCGTCCACGTCTCTCTTCACTTTGCCAGGAACTCTCCAGTGGGTCACCCGGGCGTCGCTGTGGTCGTCATCTCCACCGTGAACACGTCCGCCCTCGATGTGAGAGACTTCCTGTTTCAAGCTGCTGTTCCCAAG AGCATGTTGGTGAAACTTCAACCCGCCTCAGGGACGCACCTCGCTCCATACAACCCCCTCCTGCCTCCACCTGCCATCTCCCAGGTCGTCCTGCTGGCCAATCCTCAGAAG CGGCAGGTGCGTCTGCGCTACAAGCTGAGCCTGACACATGGAGACCAGCAGCTGATGGAGACCGGAGACATCCACAGCTTCCCGGACTGGAACTCTCTGATCGGCCACTGA